Proteins encoded by one window of Glycine soja cultivar W05 chromosome 15, ASM419377v2, whole genome shotgun sequence:
- the LOC114388384 gene encoding uncharacterized protein LOC114388384 isoform X2, translating into MSVTRVSWFTEFLPKAIMSDEGERTCPLCAEEMDLTDQQLKPCKCGYEICVWCWHHILEMAEKDDTEGRCPACRSPYDKEKIVGMAANCERLVAEVHMEKKMKNQKAKSKSSEARKQLSSVRVIQRNLVYIVGLPLNLADEDLLQQREYFGQYGKVLKVSMSRTTAGVVQQFPNNTCSVYITYSKEEEAIRCIQNVHGFVLEGRPLRACFGTTKYCHAWLRNMPCSNPDCLYLHGIGSHEDSFTKDEIISAYTSRVQQITGAAYNMQRQSGNVLPPPLDDCTDNSSGKSIVKNSSSTSVSIVRGSPPNGTSGRPIALSAAAAWGIRATNCQPAACGLLCPNGLSKLKPDTISSTLPFSSAVACTIQASLNSDVTKRPLSSDGSHSMTPQVKNELLKPVKQNRSMDILDSAEERTLASEVSLSPMKLNNQVSSLPLAGYSDRGSFTATNTTNSIDITRQPSSIGPEEAVISTSEEIENFPQELSSVHIDRNSQNKQHYSLSKTSRSPDNVLVKSMQSQESQYNTDKFKDVLIKNADSKAAALENEVCNLKQQCDLSLDSQSQSQVVSANIEVEDDVTTFDNQILKDPEVVGSYLPESASFLNVSNHSSPHLLQCGEPCNVVNAGSLDANDKIKDNSLLHAHNFCNEYSDKLISTSSYGFLHDARNEQRIGRLVSDAVNIGSDAAMDKGESSIISNILSMESDAWDDSLTSHESLAKLLGDNTDNQNGPLKKSSSWKVQSNNQSRFSFARQEESKFQANVHPSSGANQQFPKNGSLIQDFVERDFSLDKLGFANGIPSNNLEESGNLGSGHFIASNNKLSAVSRAQISAPPGFSVPNRAPPPGFSSLERMGQAFDSLSGNSLLDPSFLLRNSYQTPSNGNIGDPGDIEFMDPAILAVVKGRIQGAQNSPVLDMRSNYPEQLNYFENEARVQLLMQRSLSPHQNLRFSEIGNSFSQFGDSYGISSRLNQSQVSNLASFPQLSLQQPRNAILSNGQLDGWNEVPSGNGLGVAELLRNERLGFNKFYRGYDDSKYRMPNSMDLFNRAFGI; encoded by the exons ATGTCAGTAACACGTGTTTCCTGGTTTACTGAATTTTTACCCAAGGCAATCATGAGTGACGAAGGAGAAAGGACTTGTCCTCTCTGTGCTGAAGAGATGGATTTGACAGATCAGCAGTTGAAACCATGCAAATGTGGTTATGAG ATATGTGTCTGGTGTTGGCATCACATACTGGAAATGGCTGAGAAGGATGACACAGAGGGACGATGTCCTGCATGTCGTTCTCCATATGATAAGGAAAAGATTGTTGGGATGGCTGCAAACTGTGAGAG ATTGGTGGCTGAAGTTCATAtggaaaaaaagatgaagaacCAGAAAGCAAAGTCAAAATCTTCTGAAGCACGGAAGCAACTCAGTAGTGTGCGAGTAATTCAGCGGAACCTGGTTTACATAGTGGGATTGCCTCTCAATCTGGCAGACGAAGAT CTCCTCCAGCAGCGAGAATATTTTGGTCAGTATGGGAAGGTCTTAAAAGTGTCAATGTCTCGAACCACAGCTGGTGTTGTTCAGCAGTTTCCAAACAATACATGTAGTGT ATATATTACTtattcaaaagaagaagaagcaattcGATGCATTCAAAATGTGCATGGATTCGTTTTGGAGGGTAGACCTTTAAG GGCTTGTTTTGGAACCACTAAATATTGTCATGCATGGCTCAGAAACATG CCTTGCAGCAATCCAGATTGTCTATATCTGCATGGGATTGGCTCTCATGAGGATAGTTTCACAAAAGATGAAATAATTTCAGCATACACTAg TCGTGTTCAACAAATTACTGGTGCTGCATACAATATGCAACGGCAATCAGGGAATGTATTGCCTCCTCCATTGGATGATTGCACGGATAATTCATCAGGAAAATCAATTGTGAAAAATTCATCAAGT ACCTCTGTTAGCATTGTAAGAGGTTCACCTCCTAATGGAACTTCTGGGAGACCTATAGCTCTTTCTGCAGCTGCAGCATG GGGTATACGGGCTACAAATTGTCAGCCAGCTGCTTGTGGTTTATTATGTCCAAATGGACTGTCCAAGCTTAAACCTGATACAATCAGCAGCACCCTACCCTTTTCCTCTGCTGTTGCATGCACTATTCAGGCTTCATTAAATAGTGATGTTACAAAGAGGCCACTGTCGAGTGATGGGAGTCATAGTATGACACCTCaagtaaaaaatgaattattgaaACCTGTTAAACAAAATAGAAGCATGGATATCCTGGATAGTGCTGAAGAAAGAACTTTGGCTTCTGAAGTTTCTCTTTCAcccatgaaattgaacaatcaGGTGTCTTCTCTACCATTAGCCGGATATAGTGATAGAGGCAGCTTTACTGCAACAAACACAACTAATTCTATTGACATCACTCGACAACCAAGCAGCATTGGTCCTGAGGAAGCAGTTATTTCTACCAGTGAAGAGATTGAGAATTTTCCCCAGGAGTTGTCTTCTGTTCACATTGATAGAAATTCCCAAAATAAACAACATTACAGCCTATCCAAAACTAGCAGATCACCTGATAATGTGTTGGTTAAATCTATGCAATCTCAAGAATCACAGTATAATACTGACAAATTTAAAGATGTACTAATTAAAAATGCAGACAGTAAAGCTGCTGCATTAGAAAATGAGGTTTGTAATTTAAAGCAACAATGTGATTTGTCATTGGATTCTCAATCTCAATCTCAAGTAGTATCAGCTAATATTGAAGTGGAAGATGATGTAACAACTTTTGATAATCAGATACTTAAGGATCCAGAAGTTGTTGGTTCTTATTTGCCCGAATCGGCCAGTTTCCTTAATGTCTCAAATCATTCTAGTCCTCATCTTCTGCAGTGTGGTGAACCATGTAATGTTGTAAATGCTGGTTCTTTAGATGCCAATGATAAAATCAAGGATAACTCATTATTACATGCACATAACTTTTGCAATGAATATTCTGATAAATTGATCAGCACCAGCTCTTATGGGTTCCTCCATGATGCAAGAAATGAGCAACGCATTGGAAGATTAGTTAGTGATGCAGTTAATATTGGAAGTGACGCCGCTATGGACAAGGGTGAAAGCAgtataatttcaaatatattatcCATGGAGTCTGATGCCTGGGATGACTCGCTAACATCACATGAGAGTTTGGCCAAGTTGTTGGGTGACAACACTGACAACCAGAATGgtcctttaaaaaaatctagTTCTTGGAAAGTTCAAAGTAACAATCAATCTAGATTTTCTTTTGCAAGACAGGAGGAATCCAAATTCCAAGCTAATGTACATCCATCTTCTGGTGCCAACCAGCAATTTCCAAAGAATGGTTCACTCATCCAGGATTTTGTGGAAAGAGACTTTTCTTTGGACAAGCTGGGTTTTGCAAATGGCATCCCCTCCAATAACCTCGAGGAATCTGGAAATCTTGGTAGTGGCCATTTTATTGCTTCAAACAATAAACTTTCAG CTGTTTCAAGAGCACAAATTTCAGCACCACCAGGATTTTCTGTTCCGAACAGGGCACCACCTCCTGGTTTTTCTTCCCTTGAGAGAATGGGGCAGGCTTTTGACTCCCTCTCTG GGAATTCATTGCTCGACCCTTCTTTCTTACTGAGAAATTCATATCAAACACCCTCAAATGGAAATATTGGTGATCCAGGAGACATTGAATTTATGGATCCTGCTATTTTGGCAGTTGTTAAAGGGAGAATTCAAGGTGCACAAAACAGCCCAGTGCTGGATATGCGATCCAATTACCCTGAACAGTTAAATTACTTTGAAAATGAGGCTAGAGTTCAATTATTGATGCAAAGATCTCTCTCACCACATCAAAACCTTCGATTTTCTGAAATTGGGAATTCCTTTTCTCAGTTTGGTGATTCTTATGGCATTTCTTCAAGGTTAAATCAATCACAAGTTAGTAATCTGGCTTCATTTCCTCAGTTGTCTCTGCAGCAGCCTAGAAATGCAATCTTGTCAAATGGCCAATTGGATGGGTGGAATGAAGTGCCGAGTGGAAATGGTCTGGGTGTGGCAGAGCTTTTGAGAAATGAAAGACTTGGATTTAACAAGTTTTATAGAGGATATGATGATTCAAAATATCGAATGCCGAATTCTATGGATCTGTTCAACAGGGCATTTGGGATTTGA
- the LOC114388384 gene encoding uncharacterized protein LOC114388384 isoform X1: MSVTRVSWFTEFLPKAIMSDEGERTCPLCAEEMDLTDQQLKPCKCGYEICVWCWHHILEMAEKDDTEGRCPACRSPYDKEKIVGMAANCERLVAEVHMEKKMKNQKAKSKSSEARKQLSSVRVIQRNLVYIVGLPLNLADEDLLQQREYFGQYGKVLKVSMSRTTAGVVQQFPNNTCSVYITYSKEEEAIRCIQNVHGFVLEGRPLRACFGTTKYCHAWLRNMPCSNPDCLYLHGIGSHEDSFTKDEIISAYTRSRVQQITGAAYNMQRQSGNVLPPPLDDCTDNSSGKSIVKNSSSTSVSIVRGSPPNGTSGRPIALSAAAAWGIRATNCQPAACGLLCPNGLSKLKPDTISSTLPFSSAVACTIQASLNSDVTKRPLSSDGSHSMTPQVKNELLKPVKQNRSMDILDSAEERTLASEVSLSPMKLNNQVSSLPLAGYSDRGSFTATNTTNSIDITRQPSSIGPEEAVISTSEEIENFPQELSSVHIDRNSQNKQHYSLSKTSRSPDNVLVKSMQSQESQYNTDKFKDVLIKNADSKAAALENEVCNLKQQCDLSLDSQSQSQVVSANIEVEDDVTTFDNQILKDPEVVGSYLPESASFLNVSNHSSPHLLQCGEPCNVVNAGSLDANDKIKDNSLLHAHNFCNEYSDKLISTSSYGFLHDARNEQRIGRLVSDAVNIGSDAAMDKGESSIISNILSMESDAWDDSLTSHESLAKLLGDNTDNQNGPLKKSSSWKVQSNNQSRFSFARQEESKFQANVHPSSGANQQFPKNGSLIQDFVERDFSLDKLGFANGIPSNNLEESGNLGSGHFIASNNKLSAVSRAQISAPPGFSVPNRAPPPGFSSLERMGQAFDSLSGNSLLDPSFLLRNSYQTPSNGNIGDPGDIEFMDPAILAVVKGRIQGAQNSPVLDMRSNYPEQLNYFENEARVQLLMQRSLSPHQNLRFSEIGNSFSQFGDSYGISSRLNQSQVSNLASFPQLSLQQPRNAILSNGQLDGWNEVPSGNGLGVAELLRNERLGFNKFYRGYDDSKYRMPNSMDLFNRAFGI, encoded by the exons ATGTCAGTAACACGTGTTTCCTGGTTTACTGAATTTTTACCCAAGGCAATCATGAGTGACGAAGGAGAAAGGACTTGTCCTCTCTGTGCTGAAGAGATGGATTTGACAGATCAGCAGTTGAAACCATGCAAATGTGGTTATGAG ATATGTGTCTGGTGTTGGCATCACATACTGGAAATGGCTGAGAAGGATGACACAGAGGGACGATGTCCTGCATGTCGTTCTCCATATGATAAGGAAAAGATTGTTGGGATGGCTGCAAACTGTGAGAG ATTGGTGGCTGAAGTTCATAtggaaaaaaagatgaagaacCAGAAAGCAAAGTCAAAATCTTCTGAAGCACGGAAGCAACTCAGTAGTGTGCGAGTAATTCAGCGGAACCTGGTTTACATAGTGGGATTGCCTCTCAATCTGGCAGACGAAGAT CTCCTCCAGCAGCGAGAATATTTTGGTCAGTATGGGAAGGTCTTAAAAGTGTCAATGTCTCGAACCACAGCTGGTGTTGTTCAGCAGTTTCCAAACAATACATGTAGTGT ATATATTACTtattcaaaagaagaagaagcaattcGATGCATTCAAAATGTGCATGGATTCGTTTTGGAGGGTAGACCTTTAAG GGCTTGTTTTGGAACCACTAAATATTGTCATGCATGGCTCAGAAACATG CCTTGCAGCAATCCAGATTGTCTATATCTGCATGGGATTGGCTCTCATGAGGATAGTTTCACAAAAGATGAAATAATTTCAGCATACACTAg AAGTCGTGTTCAACAAATTACTGGTGCTGCATACAATATGCAACGGCAATCAGGGAATGTATTGCCTCCTCCATTGGATGATTGCACGGATAATTCATCAGGAAAATCAATTGTGAAAAATTCATCAAGT ACCTCTGTTAGCATTGTAAGAGGTTCACCTCCTAATGGAACTTCTGGGAGACCTATAGCTCTTTCTGCAGCTGCAGCATG GGGTATACGGGCTACAAATTGTCAGCCAGCTGCTTGTGGTTTATTATGTCCAAATGGACTGTCCAAGCTTAAACCTGATACAATCAGCAGCACCCTACCCTTTTCCTCTGCTGTTGCATGCACTATTCAGGCTTCATTAAATAGTGATGTTACAAAGAGGCCACTGTCGAGTGATGGGAGTCATAGTATGACACCTCaagtaaaaaatgaattattgaaACCTGTTAAACAAAATAGAAGCATGGATATCCTGGATAGTGCTGAAGAAAGAACTTTGGCTTCTGAAGTTTCTCTTTCAcccatgaaattgaacaatcaGGTGTCTTCTCTACCATTAGCCGGATATAGTGATAGAGGCAGCTTTACTGCAACAAACACAACTAATTCTATTGACATCACTCGACAACCAAGCAGCATTGGTCCTGAGGAAGCAGTTATTTCTACCAGTGAAGAGATTGAGAATTTTCCCCAGGAGTTGTCTTCTGTTCACATTGATAGAAATTCCCAAAATAAACAACATTACAGCCTATCCAAAACTAGCAGATCACCTGATAATGTGTTGGTTAAATCTATGCAATCTCAAGAATCACAGTATAATACTGACAAATTTAAAGATGTACTAATTAAAAATGCAGACAGTAAAGCTGCTGCATTAGAAAATGAGGTTTGTAATTTAAAGCAACAATGTGATTTGTCATTGGATTCTCAATCTCAATCTCAAGTAGTATCAGCTAATATTGAAGTGGAAGATGATGTAACAACTTTTGATAATCAGATACTTAAGGATCCAGAAGTTGTTGGTTCTTATTTGCCCGAATCGGCCAGTTTCCTTAATGTCTCAAATCATTCTAGTCCTCATCTTCTGCAGTGTGGTGAACCATGTAATGTTGTAAATGCTGGTTCTTTAGATGCCAATGATAAAATCAAGGATAACTCATTATTACATGCACATAACTTTTGCAATGAATATTCTGATAAATTGATCAGCACCAGCTCTTATGGGTTCCTCCATGATGCAAGAAATGAGCAACGCATTGGAAGATTAGTTAGTGATGCAGTTAATATTGGAAGTGACGCCGCTATGGACAAGGGTGAAAGCAgtataatttcaaatatattatcCATGGAGTCTGATGCCTGGGATGACTCGCTAACATCACATGAGAGTTTGGCCAAGTTGTTGGGTGACAACACTGACAACCAGAATGgtcctttaaaaaaatctagTTCTTGGAAAGTTCAAAGTAACAATCAATCTAGATTTTCTTTTGCAAGACAGGAGGAATCCAAATTCCAAGCTAATGTACATCCATCTTCTGGTGCCAACCAGCAATTTCCAAAGAATGGTTCACTCATCCAGGATTTTGTGGAAAGAGACTTTTCTTTGGACAAGCTGGGTTTTGCAAATGGCATCCCCTCCAATAACCTCGAGGAATCTGGAAATCTTGGTAGTGGCCATTTTATTGCTTCAAACAATAAACTTTCAG CTGTTTCAAGAGCACAAATTTCAGCACCACCAGGATTTTCTGTTCCGAACAGGGCACCACCTCCTGGTTTTTCTTCCCTTGAGAGAATGGGGCAGGCTTTTGACTCCCTCTCTG GGAATTCATTGCTCGACCCTTCTTTCTTACTGAGAAATTCATATCAAACACCCTCAAATGGAAATATTGGTGATCCAGGAGACATTGAATTTATGGATCCTGCTATTTTGGCAGTTGTTAAAGGGAGAATTCAAGGTGCACAAAACAGCCCAGTGCTGGATATGCGATCCAATTACCCTGAACAGTTAAATTACTTTGAAAATGAGGCTAGAGTTCAATTATTGATGCAAAGATCTCTCTCACCACATCAAAACCTTCGATTTTCTGAAATTGGGAATTCCTTTTCTCAGTTTGGTGATTCTTATGGCATTTCTTCAAGGTTAAATCAATCACAAGTTAGTAATCTGGCTTCATTTCCTCAGTTGTCTCTGCAGCAGCCTAGAAATGCAATCTTGTCAAATGGCCAATTGGATGGGTGGAATGAAGTGCCGAGTGGAAATGGTCTGGGTGTGGCAGAGCTTTTGAGAAATGAAAGACTTGGATTTAACAAGTTTTATAGAGGATATGATGATTCAAAATATCGAATGCCGAATTCTATGGATCTGTTCAACAGGGCATTTGGGATTTGA
- the LOC114388384 gene encoding uncharacterized protein LOC114388384 isoform X3 translates to MSDEGERTCPLCAEEMDLTDQQLKPCKCGYEICVWCWHHILEMAEKDDTEGRCPACRSPYDKEKIVGMAANCERLVAEVHMEKKMKNQKAKSKSSEARKQLSSVRVIQRNLVYIVGLPLNLADEDLLQQREYFGQYGKVLKVSMSRTTAGVVQQFPNNTCSVYITYSKEEEAIRCIQNVHGFVLEGRPLRACFGTTKYCHAWLRNMPCSNPDCLYLHGIGSHEDSFTKDEIISAYTRSRVQQITGAAYNMQRQSGNVLPPPLDDCTDNSSGKSIVKNSSSTSVSIVRGSPPNGTSGRPIALSAAAAWGIRATNCQPAACGLLCPNGLSKLKPDTISSTLPFSSAVACTIQASLNSDVTKRPLSSDGSHSMTPQVKNELLKPVKQNRSMDILDSAEERTLASEVSLSPMKLNNQVSSLPLAGYSDRGSFTATNTTNSIDITRQPSSIGPEEAVISTSEEIENFPQELSSVHIDRNSQNKQHYSLSKTSRSPDNVLVKSMQSQESQYNTDKFKDVLIKNADSKAAALENEVCNLKQQCDLSLDSQSQSQVVSANIEVEDDVTTFDNQILKDPEVVGSYLPESASFLNVSNHSSPHLLQCGEPCNVVNAGSLDANDKIKDNSLLHAHNFCNEYSDKLISTSSYGFLHDARNEQRIGRLVSDAVNIGSDAAMDKGESSIISNILSMESDAWDDSLTSHESLAKLLGDNTDNQNGPLKKSSSWKVQSNNQSRFSFARQEESKFQANVHPSSGANQQFPKNGSLIQDFVERDFSLDKLGFANGIPSNNLEESGNLGSGHFIASNNKLSAVSRAQISAPPGFSVPNRAPPPGFSSLERMGQAFDSLSGNSLLDPSFLLRNSYQTPSNGNIGDPGDIEFMDPAILAVVKGRIQGAQNSPVLDMRSNYPEQLNYFENEARVQLLMQRSLSPHQNLRFSEIGNSFSQFGDSYGISSRLNQSQVSNLASFPQLSLQQPRNAILSNGQLDGWNEVPSGNGLGVAELLRNERLGFNKFYRGYDDSKYRMPNSMDLFNRAFGI, encoded by the exons ATGAGTGACGAAGGAGAAAGGACTTGTCCTCTCTGTGCTGAAGAGATGGATTTGACAGATCAGCAGTTGAAACCATGCAAATGTGGTTATGAG ATATGTGTCTGGTGTTGGCATCACATACTGGAAATGGCTGAGAAGGATGACACAGAGGGACGATGTCCTGCATGTCGTTCTCCATATGATAAGGAAAAGATTGTTGGGATGGCTGCAAACTGTGAGAG ATTGGTGGCTGAAGTTCATAtggaaaaaaagatgaagaacCAGAAAGCAAAGTCAAAATCTTCTGAAGCACGGAAGCAACTCAGTAGTGTGCGAGTAATTCAGCGGAACCTGGTTTACATAGTGGGATTGCCTCTCAATCTGGCAGACGAAGAT CTCCTCCAGCAGCGAGAATATTTTGGTCAGTATGGGAAGGTCTTAAAAGTGTCAATGTCTCGAACCACAGCTGGTGTTGTTCAGCAGTTTCCAAACAATACATGTAGTGT ATATATTACTtattcaaaagaagaagaagcaattcGATGCATTCAAAATGTGCATGGATTCGTTTTGGAGGGTAGACCTTTAAG GGCTTGTTTTGGAACCACTAAATATTGTCATGCATGGCTCAGAAACATG CCTTGCAGCAATCCAGATTGTCTATATCTGCATGGGATTGGCTCTCATGAGGATAGTTTCACAAAAGATGAAATAATTTCAGCATACACTAg AAGTCGTGTTCAACAAATTACTGGTGCTGCATACAATATGCAACGGCAATCAGGGAATGTATTGCCTCCTCCATTGGATGATTGCACGGATAATTCATCAGGAAAATCAATTGTGAAAAATTCATCAAGT ACCTCTGTTAGCATTGTAAGAGGTTCACCTCCTAATGGAACTTCTGGGAGACCTATAGCTCTTTCTGCAGCTGCAGCATG GGGTATACGGGCTACAAATTGTCAGCCAGCTGCTTGTGGTTTATTATGTCCAAATGGACTGTCCAAGCTTAAACCTGATACAATCAGCAGCACCCTACCCTTTTCCTCTGCTGTTGCATGCACTATTCAGGCTTCATTAAATAGTGATGTTACAAAGAGGCCACTGTCGAGTGATGGGAGTCATAGTATGACACCTCaagtaaaaaatgaattattgaaACCTGTTAAACAAAATAGAAGCATGGATATCCTGGATAGTGCTGAAGAAAGAACTTTGGCTTCTGAAGTTTCTCTTTCAcccatgaaattgaacaatcaGGTGTCTTCTCTACCATTAGCCGGATATAGTGATAGAGGCAGCTTTACTGCAACAAACACAACTAATTCTATTGACATCACTCGACAACCAAGCAGCATTGGTCCTGAGGAAGCAGTTATTTCTACCAGTGAAGAGATTGAGAATTTTCCCCAGGAGTTGTCTTCTGTTCACATTGATAGAAATTCCCAAAATAAACAACATTACAGCCTATCCAAAACTAGCAGATCACCTGATAATGTGTTGGTTAAATCTATGCAATCTCAAGAATCACAGTATAATACTGACAAATTTAAAGATGTACTAATTAAAAATGCAGACAGTAAAGCTGCTGCATTAGAAAATGAGGTTTGTAATTTAAAGCAACAATGTGATTTGTCATTGGATTCTCAATCTCAATCTCAAGTAGTATCAGCTAATATTGAAGTGGAAGATGATGTAACAACTTTTGATAATCAGATACTTAAGGATCCAGAAGTTGTTGGTTCTTATTTGCCCGAATCGGCCAGTTTCCTTAATGTCTCAAATCATTCTAGTCCTCATCTTCTGCAGTGTGGTGAACCATGTAATGTTGTAAATGCTGGTTCTTTAGATGCCAATGATAAAATCAAGGATAACTCATTATTACATGCACATAACTTTTGCAATGAATATTCTGATAAATTGATCAGCACCAGCTCTTATGGGTTCCTCCATGATGCAAGAAATGAGCAACGCATTGGAAGATTAGTTAGTGATGCAGTTAATATTGGAAGTGACGCCGCTATGGACAAGGGTGAAAGCAgtataatttcaaatatattatcCATGGAGTCTGATGCCTGGGATGACTCGCTAACATCACATGAGAGTTTGGCCAAGTTGTTGGGTGACAACACTGACAACCAGAATGgtcctttaaaaaaatctagTTCTTGGAAAGTTCAAAGTAACAATCAATCTAGATTTTCTTTTGCAAGACAGGAGGAATCCAAATTCCAAGCTAATGTACATCCATCTTCTGGTGCCAACCAGCAATTTCCAAAGAATGGTTCACTCATCCAGGATTTTGTGGAAAGAGACTTTTCTTTGGACAAGCTGGGTTTTGCAAATGGCATCCCCTCCAATAACCTCGAGGAATCTGGAAATCTTGGTAGTGGCCATTTTATTGCTTCAAACAATAAACTTTCAG CTGTTTCAAGAGCACAAATTTCAGCACCACCAGGATTTTCTGTTCCGAACAGGGCACCACCTCCTGGTTTTTCTTCCCTTGAGAGAATGGGGCAGGCTTTTGACTCCCTCTCTG GGAATTCATTGCTCGACCCTTCTTTCTTACTGAGAAATTCATATCAAACACCCTCAAATGGAAATATTGGTGATCCAGGAGACATTGAATTTATGGATCCTGCTATTTTGGCAGTTGTTAAAGGGAGAATTCAAGGTGCACAAAACAGCCCAGTGCTGGATATGCGATCCAATTACCCTGAACAGTTAAATTACTTTGAAAATGAGGCTAGAGTTCAATTATTGATGCAAAGATCTCTCTCACCACATCAAAACCTTCGATTTTCTGAAATTGGGAATTCCTTTTCTCAGTTTGGTGATTCTTATGGCATTTCTTCAAGGTTAAATCAATCACAAGTTAGTAATCTGGCTTCATTTCCTCAGTTGTCTCTGCAGCAGCCTAGAAATGCAATCTTGTCAAATGGCCAATTGGATGGGTGGAATGAAGTGCCGAGTGGAAATGGTCTGGGTGTGGCAGAGCTTTTGAGAAATGAAAGACTTGGATTTAACAAGTTTTATAGAGGATATGATGATTCAAAATATCGAATGCCGAATTCTATGGATCTGTTCAACAGGGCATTTGGGATTTGA